A stretch of the Dechloromonas sp. TW-R-39-2 genome encodes the following:
- a CDS encoding potassium transporter Kup: protein MSSSHDMAVDATGKRLAGLALAALGVVYGDIGTSPLYAVKEVFAGNHPIPVTEANIFGSLSLFFWALIIIVSIKYVIFIMRADNRGEGGVMAMIALALHDAQGKPWQMKAIMIVGILGAAMFYGDGMVTPAMSVLSAVEGLEVITPALKSFVIPITMLVLFGLFFVQRSGTAVVGAFFGPIMVLWFATLALLGINSIVEHPAILSAMNPAYGLEFLFANKAMALVAMGNVVLAVTGAEALYADMGHFGRKPIQRAWFAFVLPALVLNYFGQGALILAEPEAAANPFFHLAPDWALVPLVGLATVATVIASQAVISGAFSVTRQAMQLGFVPRMEVQHTSDKEAGQIYLPAVNWGLMAAVMILVLGFKSSNNLAAAYGIAVTGDMVITSLLATVVVARSWKWGWTRAVLLFSCFLSVELVFLAANILKIPDGGWFPLVAGMGVFILMTTWKRGRQLLADRLKGERLELSMFIESLASSMPTRVAGTSVFLNADPKGVPHALLHNLMHNKVLHERVVLVSVQFFDVPYVPDIDRIEVRQLKENFWSVVIQYGFKDEPDIPEALQLCADSGLEFNSLETSYFIGRETLIPRLGSEMAFWREKIFIAMFRNAGSATAFFKIPSNRVVELGTQVVL from the coding sequence ATGAGCAGTAGTCACGATATGGCCGTCGATGCGACTGGCAAGCGTCTTGCCGGTCTGGCCCTGGCCGCCCTCGGGGTGGTTTATGGCGACATCGGCACCAGCCCGCTGTATGCGGTGAAAGAGGTTTTTGCCGGCAATCATCCGATTCCGGTCACCGAAGCCAATATTTTCGGCAGCCTCTCGCTCTTCTTCTGGGCGCTGATCATCATTGTTTCGATCAAATACGTCATCTTCATCATGCGGGCCGACAACCGGGGTGAAGGCGGGGTGATGGCGATGATCGCGCTGGCCTTGCACGATGCGCAGGGCAAACCGTGGCAGATGAAGGCGATCATGATCGTCGGCATCCTCGGCGCGGCGATGTTCTACGGCGACGGTATGGTGACGCCGGCGATGTCGGTGCTTTCAGCGGTCGAGGGGCTGGAGGTGATTACCCCGGCGCTCAAGTCTTTTGTGATTCCAATCACCATGCTGGTGCTGTTCGGCCTGTTTTTTGTCCAGCGCAGCGGTACGGCGGTGGTCGGCGCGTTTTTCGGGCCGATCATGGTGCTGTGGTTTGCAACGCTGGCTTTGCTCGGGATCAACAGCATCGTTGAACATCCGGCCATTCTCTCGGCAATGAACCCGGCTTACGGGCTGGAGTTCCTCTTCGCCAACAAGGCCATGGCGCTGGTGGCGATGGGTAATGTGGTGCTGGCGGTGACCGGTGCCGAGGCGCTCTATGCCGATATGGGGCATTTTGGCCGCAAGCCTATCCAGCGTGCCTGGTTTGCCTTTGTACTGCCGGCGCTGGTGCTCAATTATTTCGGTCAGGGCGCGTTGATCCTGGCCGAGCCGGAAGCTGCGGCCAACCCATTCTTCCATCTCGCGCCGGATTGGGCGCTGGTGCCGCTGGTCGGCCTGGCCACGGTGGCGACGGTGATTGCTTCGCAGGCGGTGATTTCCGGCGCGTTCTCGGTGACGCGTCAGGCCATGCAACTGGGCTTCGTGCCGCGCATGGAGGTGCAGCACACGTCCGACAAGGAAGCCGGCCAGATCTACCTGCCGGCGGTTAACTGGGGCTTGATGGCAGCGGTGATGATCCTCGTGCTCGGCTTCAAGTCGTCGAACAATCTGGCCGCAGCCTACGGTATTGCGGTGACCGGCGATATGGTGATCACCTCGTTGCTCGCCACGGTGGTCGTCGCCCGTTCGTGGAAGTGGGGCTGGACGCGCGCCGTGCTGCTGTTCTCGTGCTTTCTGTCGGTCGAGCTGGTGTTTCTGGCCGCCAACATTCTCAAAATTCCTGATGGCGGCTGGTTCCCGCTGGTCGCCGGGATGGGCGTCTTCATCCTGATGACCACCTGGAAGCGTGGCCGCCAGTTGCTGGCCGACCGTCTCAAGGGCGAAAGGCTGGAACTGTCGATGTTCATCGAGTCGCTGGCTTCGTCGATGCCGACGCGCGTCGCAGGCACCTCGGTCTTTCTCAATGCCGACCCCAAGGGCGTGCCGCATGCCCTGCTGCATAACCTGATGCACAACAAGGTGCTGCATGAGCGCGTGGTGCTCGTTTCGGTGCAGTTCTTCGACGTGCCTTACGTGCCGGATATCGACCGGATCGAAGTGCGCCAGTTGAAGGAGAATTTCTGGAGCGTGGTGATCCAGTACGGCTTCAAGGATGAGCCGGATATTCCCGAGGCGCTGCAGCTCTGTGCCGATTCGGGGCTGGAATTCAATTCGCTCGAAACCTCGTATTTCATCGGCCGCGAAACGCTGATCCCGCGTCTGGGTTCCGAAATGGCCTTCTGGCGCGAGAAAATCTTCATCGCCATGTTCCGCAACGCCGGCTCGGCAACCGCCTTCTTCAAGATCCCGAGCAACCGGGTGGTCGAACTGGGGACTCAGGTGGTTTTGTAA
- a CDS encoding universal stress protein, whose translation MYQKIFVAIDDSPTSQKALDEAIQLAKTSNAALCIAHAADESLLAQHGMGLGSYIDVDRTKQAIRDSSQALLDNAGKLAAAAGVNTETRLLEATDLRVAEQIAHGAEAFGADLIIVGTHGRRGFARLLVGSVAENLVRIAHTSLLMVRL comes from the coding sequence ATGTATCAGAAAATCTTCGTCGCCATCGACGACAGCCCGACCTCGCAAAAGGCGCTGGACGAAGCCATCCAGTTGGCCAAGACCAGCAACGCCGCGCTGTGCATTGCCCACGCTGCCGATGAAAGCCTGCTCGCCCAGCACGGCATGGGATTGGGCAGCTACATCGATGTCGACCGCACCAAGCAAGCCATTCGCGACAGCTCGCAAGCCCTGCTCGACAACGCCGGCAAGCTGGCTGCCGCCGCCGGCGTCAACACCGAAACCCGCCTGCTGGAAGCGACCGACCTGCGCGTTGCCGAACAGATCGCACATGGCGCCGAAGCTTTCGGTGCCGACCTGATCATTGTCGGCACCCACGGCCGGCGCGGCTTTGCCCGCCTGCTGGTCGGCTCGGTGGCTGAAAACCTGGTGCGGATTGCCCACACCTCGCTGCTGATGGTCCGGCTGTAA
- a CDS encoding L-lactate permease, which yields MVWQQIYDPLGSIGLSALLASVPVVVMLAALAFFHVKAHVAAILALVSALLIAVFGFHMPANMAGDAALFGAVNGLVPIGWIVLNIIFLHRLTTENGSFKVLQDSIAGITDDRRLQLLLIAFCFGAFFEGAAGFGTPVAVTGAVLIGLGFSPLAASGLALIANTAPVAYGALGTPIITLAKVTGLDEMLLSSMVGRQLPFFSLLVPFWLIWAFAGRKGMMQIWPAIVVAGGSFAITQFLVSNYHGPMLVDVIASLVSMGALVGFLKVWKPKKVWTSAKLVGHEADGGEAHPEAGDIPQQHGAAAVRRAWMPWIVLTVFVFIWGLPEFKKAVDTVPVLENGQQVLDAKGQPKVTGNTFLAPVFKFEDIHEKIEKVPPVVPKVKKEEAAYKLNWFTTTGSGIFLSAILAGLLMGYGPLQLAKQYGKTIWMVRYSLTTIVAMLSLGYLTRFAGIDASLGLAFAFTGVFYPFFGTFLGWLGVALTGSDTASNVLFGGLQRTTAEQLGISPVLMAAANTSGGVMGKMVDAQSIVVASTATHWYGHEGEILRYVFFHSIALASLMGVFITLQAYVWPFTAMIPH from the coding sequence ATGGTTTGGCAACAAATTTACGATCCATTGGGCAGCATCGGGCTGTCCGCGCTTCTGGCGTCCGTTCCGGTCGTCGTCATGCTCGCCGCACTGGCTTTCTTCCACGTCAAGGCGCATGTCGCCGCCATCCTCGCGCTGGTTTCTGCGCTGCTCATCGCCGTTTTCGGCTTCCACATGCCGGCCAACATGGCGGGCGATGCCGCGCTGTTCGGCGCTGTCAACGGCCTCGTGCCGATTGGCTGGATCGTCCTGAACATCATCTTCCTGCACCGTCTGACCACGGAAAACGGTTCCTTCAAGGTGCTGCAGGACTCAATCGCCGGCATCACCGATGACCGCCGCCTGCAACTGCTGCTGATCGCCTTCTGCTTCGGCGCCTTCTTCGAAGGTGCTGCCGGCTTCGGCACCCCGGTCGCCGTGACCGGCGCCGTGCTGATCGGCCTCGGCTTTTCGCCGCTCGCCGCCTCCGGCCTGGCCCTGATCGCCAACACCGCCCCGGTTGCCTACGGCGCGCTCGGCACGCCGATCATCACGCTGGCCAAGGTCACCGGCCTGGATGAAATGCTGCTCTCCTCGATGGTTGGCCGTCAGCTGCCCTTCTTCTCGCTGCTCGTTCCGTTCTGGCTGATCTGGGCCTTTGCCGGTCGCAAGGGCATGATGCAGATCTGGCCGGCGATTGTCGTGGCTGGCGGCTCCTTCGCCATCACCCAGTTCCTGGTTTCCAACTACCACGGCCCGATGCTGGTCGACGTGATCGCCTCGCTGGTTTCGATGGGCGCCCTGGTCGGCTTCCTCAAGGTATGGAAGCCGAAGAAGGTCTGGACCTCCGCCAAGCTGGTCGGCCATGAAGCCGACGGCGGCGAAGCCCATCCGGAAGCCGGCGACATCCCGCAACAACACGGCGCCGCCGCTGTTCGCCGCGCCTGGATGCCGTGGATCGTGCTCACCGTGTTCGTCTTCATCTGGGGTCTGCCGGAATTCAAGAAGGCAGTCGATACCGTGCCGGTGCTTGAAAACGGCCAGCAAGTGCTCGACGCCAAGGGACAGCCGAAAGTAACCGGCAACACCTTCCTCGCCCCGGTTTTCAAGTTTGAAGACATCCACGAGAAGATCGAAAAAGTGCCGCCGGTCGTTCCAAAAGTGAAGAAGGAAGAAGCCGCCTACAAGCTGAACTGGTTCACCACCACCGGCTCCGGCATTTTCCTCTCCGCCATCCTGGCTGGCCTGCTGATGGGCTACGGGCCGCTGCAACTGGCCAAGCAATACGGCAAGACGATCTGGATGGTGCGCTACTCGCTGACCACCATTGTCGCCATGCTCTCGCTCGGCTACCTGACCCGCTTCGCCGGCATCGACGCCTCGCTCGGCCTGGCCTTCGCCTTCACCGGCGTGTTCTATCCCTTCTTCGGCACCTTCCTGGGCTGGCTGGGTGTAGCGCTGACCGGTTCCGACACCGCCTCCAACGTGCTCTTCGGCGGCCTGCAACGGACCACCGCCGAACAACTCGGCATCTCGCCGGTACTGATGGCTGCTGCCAACACCTCCGGCGGCGTGATGGGCAAGATGGTCGACGCACAATCCATCGTCGTCGCCTCCACCGCCACCCACTGGTACGGCCATGAAGGCGAGATCCTGCGCTACGTCTTCTTCCACTCGATTGCACTGGCCAGCCTGATGGGTGTTTTCATCACGCTGCAAGCCTACGTCTGGCCCTTCACGGCCATGATTCCCCACTGA
- the rfaE2 gene encoding D-glycero-beta-D-manno-heptose 1-phosphate adenylyltransferase, with amino-acid sequence MTYAAPNFESKICPPGELTARAAQIARPLVFTNGCFDILHRGHVTYLAQAAALGTSMVVALNSDASVKRLGKGDDRPVNALEDRLAVMASLGCVALVTWFDEDTPLQRILECRPEILVKGGDWPVEKIVGCNEVRGWGGSVHSIPFIHQKSTTALLEKIRRL; translated from the coding sequence ATGACCTACGCCGCCCCGAATTTCGAATCGAAAATCTGCCCGCCCGGCGAGTTGACCGCGCGAGCCGCCCAAATCGCCCGTCCGCTCGTCTTCACCAACGGCTGCTTCGACATCCTGCACCGCGGCCATGTCACCTATCTGGCGCAAGCCGCAGCCCTCGGCACCAGCATGGTTGTCGCACTGAACAGCGACGCCTCGGTCAAGCGCCTCGGCAAAGGCGACGACCGCCCAGTCAACGCGCTGGAAGACCGCCTCGCCGTGATGGCCTCACTCGGCTGTGTCGCACTGGTCACCTGGTTCGACGAAGACACCCCGCTCCAGCGCATCCTCGAATGCCGCCCGGAAATCCTGGTCAAGGGCGGCGACTGGCCGGTCGAAAAAATTGTCGGCTGCAACGAAGTTCGCGGTTGGGGCGGCAGTGTCCACTCAATCCCCTTCATCCACCAGAAATCGACCACCGCCCTGCTCGAAAAGATTCGCCGGCTATAA
- a CDS encoding DUF4337 domain-containing protein, which translates to MSGHGFHVHGPHDHEVEHVAQHGGDSFTSRLAVLTALLSTVGAIFGYMGGHSQNSALLYKNEAAIQKTSASNQWNYYQAKSNKQNLAELSITLTTGENQEKFKAAVERYKKEKEEIKAEADKLEDAAKEADKKSEAEMHVHERWALATTLLQIAIALSAITLLTRKRWLLVGVYGSTALGLVVGVMGYLHL; encoded by the coding sequence ATGTCCGGTCACGGTTTTCATGTTCACGGCCCACACGATCACGAAGTCGAACACGTTGCCCAGCATGGCGGCGACAGCTTTACTTCCCGGCTGGCGGTGCTGACCGCGTTGCTGTCTACGGTGGGTGCCATTTTTGGTTACATGGGCGGGCATTCGCAGAATTCGGCGCTGCTCTACAAGAACGAGGCGGCGATCCAGAAAACCTCGGCGTCGAACCAGTGGAATTATTACCAGGCCAAGAGCAACAAGCAGAATCTGGCCGAGCTTTCGATCACGCTGACGACCGGTGAGAACCAGGAGAAGTTCAAGGCGGCGGTCGAGCGTTACAAGAAGGAAAAGGAAGAAATCAAGGCCGAGGCCGACAAGCTGGAAGATGCCGCCAAGGAAGCCGACAAGAAGAGCGAGGCCGAAATGCACGTGCATGAGCGCTGGGCGCTGGCCACGACGCTGCTCCAGATCGCCATTGCGCTGTCGGCCATTACCCTGCTGACGCGCAAGCGCTGGCTGCTTGTCGGGGTTTACGGCTCGACCGCGCTGGGGCTGGTGGTCGGGGTGATGGGTTATCTCCACCTTTGA
- a CDS encoding metallophosphoesterase, with the protein MRRTLLSLGAVALLALSGCASLPGEGAGGLPRVWTQLGPEGEVSLRAIVAAHENCPLAEVDRSIQPMHWRARPGGGQGDAANPAFDPPFAVAACELILPPGAREVRVAGQAVALPVASPQRIVVLGDTGCRIKVPAKGNGDPIQDCTDPQAWPWADIAAAAAATRPDLVIHVGDYHYREVCDDPERCQPLRDKGVVVTYGWAGWNADFFKPAAPLLAAAPWVFVRGNHENCDRAGEGWMRFLSPLPYVACANQRFRSASRSVLGNNFTAEAYRIPLSPELALVVADNSGHEDYRPASATPEDVATFEQTLKVLQAAPVDQKIWLLSHKPVWYDLLGPAVQPNAFQTVLKRTVPANLQVSFAGHQHAFATYNFAPASDPQYLAGRPAQVIVGGGGTQLESLDPQSPFFEGRGAAGSKERMRPDGRTYDGVAAQSGILLNRYSFLVLERDAEGWAGRVLDTQGGLISRCRLSGGGKEMACSFPGQPAN; encoded by the coding sequence ATGCGCCGGACACTGTTGTCCCTGGGGGCCGTCGCGCTGCTTGCGCTCAGCGGCTGTGCCAGCTTGCCGGGCGAGGGGGCGGGCGGCTTGCCGCGTGTCTGGACGCAGTTGGGGCCGGAGGGCGAAGTTTCGCTGCGGGCGATTGTCGCAGCGCATGAAAATTGCCCGTTGGCCGAGGTCGACCGTAGCATCCAGCCAATGCACTGGCGGGCGCGTCCTGGCGGCGGGCAGGGCGATGCGGCGAATCCCGCGTTTGATCCGCCGTTTGCTGTGGCAGCCTGCGAGCTAATCTTGCCGCCGGGGGCGCGCGAGGTGCGTGTCGCCGGGCAGGCGGTTGCCTTGCCCGTTGCTTCGCCGCAGCGCATCGTCGTGCTCGGCGATACCGGCTGTCGGATCAAGGTGCCAGCCAAGGGCAACGGCGATCCGATCCAGGATTGCACCGATCCGCAGGCCTGGCCGTGGGCCGATATTGCTGCCGCAGCGGCGGCCACCCGGCCGGATCTGGTGATTCACGTCGGCGATTACCATTACCGCGAAGTCTGCGACGACCCGGAACGTTGCCAGCCCCTGCGCGACAAGGGCGTTGTCGTGACCTACGGCTGGGCCGGCTGGAATGCCGATTTCTTCAAGCCGGCGGCGCCTTTGCTGGCAGCGGCGCCGTGGGTCTTTGTGCGCGGCAATCACGAAAATTGCGATCGGGCTGGTGAAGGCTGGATGCGCTTTCTGTCGCCGCTGCCTTATGTTGCGTGCGCCAACCAGCGTTTCCGTTCGGCATCGCGTTCGGTGCTGGGCAATAATTTCACGGCCGAGGCTTACCGGATTCCGCTGTCGCCGGAGCTGGCGCTGGTCGTGGCCGACAATTCGGGCCATGAGGATTACCGCCCGGCCAGTGCCACGCCGGAAGATGTGGCGACTTTCGAGCAGACGCTCAAGGTGCTGCAGGCTGCCCCGGTCGACCAGAAAATCTGGCTGCTTTCGCACAAGCCGGTGTGGTACGACCTGCTCGGCCCTGCGGTGCAGCCGAATGCCTTCCAGACGGTGCTCAAGAGAACCGTGCCGGCCAATCTGCAGGTGTCGTTTGCCGGCCACCAGCATGCTTTCGCGACCTACAACTTCGCGCCGGCCAGCGATCCGCAATATCTGGCCGGACGACCGGCGCAGGTGATTGTCGGGGGCGGCGGCACGCAACTCGAATCGCTCGATCCTCAGTCACCGTTCTTCGAGGGGCGCGGCGCGGCCGGCAGCAAAGAGCGGATGCGTCCGGATGGCCGTACTTATGACGGGGTAGCGGCGCAAAGCGGCATCCTGCTCAACCGTTACAGCTTTCTGGTGCTCGAACGCGATGCCGAGGGCTGGGCCGGGCGCGTGCTGGATACGCAGGGCGGCCTGATCAGCCGTTGCCGATTGAGCGGCGGGGGCAAGGAAATGGCTTGCAGTTTCCCCGGTCAACCAGCGAATTAA
- a CDS encoding MerR family transcriptional regulator, whose amino-acid sequence MNPLDFNIAAVERETGLSKDVLRMWERRYGFPMPSRDSNGERCYPGEQVERLRLIKRLMDQGHRPGKLIPASSEELATLSPRRAKEQHRTAQADSAELAELLALIKQHDGIAYQQAMQQRLGRQGLQRFVQDTVAPLTCRVGEAWEDGSFEVFEEHLFTELTKRLLRQAIAGLPSSRLAPRVLLTSVPEEQHVLGLLMVEALLALEGAECIPLGTEMPLSEISRAAAAHRADIVALSFSIAYPARQTPALLQQLRHLLPGTTALWAGGAGVARLPSQAGIELLTSLEAAVLALQAWRTANAAQNSAPNLVANSA is encoded by the coding sequence ATGAATCCACTGGATTTCAATATTGCCGCCGTCGAGCGCGAAACCGGCCTCTCCAAGGATGTGCTGCGGATGTGGGAAAGGCGCTATGGCTTCCCGATGCCAAGTCGCGACAGCAACGGCGAACGCTGCTATCCGGGCGAACAGGTCGAACGCCTGCGCCTGATAAAACGCCTGATGGATCAAGGGCATCGCCCCGGCAAGCTGATTCCGGCCAGCAGCGAAGAGCTGGCCACGCTAAGCCCGCGCCGGGCCAAGGAACAGCACCGGACGGCGCAGGCCGACAGCGCGGAGCTGGCCGAACTGCTCGCCCTGATCAAACAGCACGACGGTATCGCCTATCAGCAGGCGATGCAGCAGCGCCTCGGGCGGCAAGGGTTGCAGCGTTTTGTCCAGGACACGGTGGCACCGCTCACCTGTCGCGTCGGCGAAGCCTGGGAAGATGGCAGCTTCGAGGTCTTCGAGGAACACCTGTTCACCGAACTGACCAAGCGCCTGTTGCGCCAGGCCATCGCCGGCCTGCCGAGCAGCCGGCTGGCACCGCGCGTGCTGCTGACCAGCGTGCCCGAGGAGCAGCATGTTCTCGGCCTGCTCATGGTCGAAGCCCTGCTCGCGCTGGAAGGGGCCGAATGCATTCCACTCGGTACCGAAATGCCGCTCTCCGAGATCAGCCGGGCGGCGGCGGCCCATCGGGCCGATATCGTGGCGCTGTCGTTTTCGATCGCCTATCCTGCCCGCCAGACACCCGCCCTGCTGCAGCAATTGCGCCACCTGCTCCCCGGCACGACGGCGCTCTGGGCTGGCGGCGCAGGCGTTGCCCGGCTACCAAGCCAGGCGGGAATCGAACTGCTCACCAGCCTGGAAGCCGCCGTGCTTGCGCTCCAGGCGTGGCGAACGGCAAATGCGGCACAGAATTCAGCGCCGAATCTGGTGGCAAATTCGGCTTAA
- a CDS encoding glutathione peroxidase translates to MISVLKRWMGIAGLLSVGVVPAADASQCPDLLNHSFAGLQDGKPQSLCQYQGKVILVVNTASYCGFTSQYDGLEKLYARLKDKGLVVLGFPSNDFGEQEPGGSKEIADFCRLTYGVDFPMLAKSSVKGKAANPFYLKLAEITGSRPRWNFHKYLINRDATQVLSFGSMTAPDDKELLARIDAFLK, encoded by the coding sequence ATGATCTCAGTTCTCAAGCGCTGGATGGGTATTGCCGGATTGTTGTCGGTCGGTGTGGTCCCAGCGGCGGATGCCAGCCAGTGCCCGGATTTGCTCAACCATAGTTTTGCCGGCTTGCAGGATGGCAAGCCACAGTCGCTTTGCCAGTATCAGGGCAAGGTGATCCTGGTGGTCAATACGGCCAGTTATTGCGGGTTCACCAGCCAGTACGATGGCCTGGAAAAACTGTATGCCCGGCTGAAGGACAAGGGGTTGGTGGTGCTGGGCTTTCCGTCGAACGATTTTGGCGAGCAGGAGCCGGGCGGCAGCAAGGAAATCGCCGATTTTTGCCGCCTGACTTATGGCGTCGATTTCCCGATGCTGGCCAAGTCGTCGGTCAAGGGCAAGGCGGCCAATCCCTTTTATTTGAAGCTGGCTGAAATCACAGGCAGCCGGCCGCGCTGGAATTTCCACAAATACCTGATCAATCGCGATGCCACGCAGGTGCTTTCCTTCGGCAGCATGACCGCGCCGGATGACAAGGAACTGCTGGCCAGAATCGACGCGTTTCTCAAATAA
- the folE2 gene encoding GTP cyclohydrolase FolE2: MNAPDNFFLPDVQSTADTRRLAIQSVGVKGLRYPLQLETASGETQSTVASLTMTVGLPPEVKGTHMSRFVELLESRSTALSQAGLFGMLDEMLLRLDAASGRIELAFPYFIKKKAPVSGVESLLDYDATLIAEQLAGQPPSLTLRVVAAVTSLCPCSRKISDYGAHNQRSHITLETRLRAPMAIEELVRLAEEEASCEVFGLLKRPDEKWVTERAYDNPKFVEDLVRDIALRLMREPRIGQWKVISENFESIHNHSAYAELSGTND; this comes from the coding sequence ATGAATGCCCCAGATAACTTTTTCCTGCCCGACGTGCAGTCGACCGCAGACACGCGCCGTCTGGCCATTCAGAGCGTCGGCGTCAAGGGTTTGCGCTATCCGCTGCAACTGGAAACGGCCAGCGGCGAAACGCAGAGCACCGTCGCCAGCCTGACGATGACGGTTGGCTTGCCGCCCGAGGTCAAGGGTACGCACATGTCGCGCTTCGTCGAACTGCTCGAAAGCCGCAGTACCGCGCTGAGCCAGGCCGGGCTGTTCGGCATGCTCGACGAAATGCTGCTCCGGCTCGATGCCGCGAGCGGCCGCATCGAACTGGCTTTCCCGTATTTCATCAAGAAGAAAGCGCCGGTTTCCGGCGTTGAAAGCCTGCTTGACTACGATGCGACCCTGATTGCCGAGCAACTGGCCGGGCAGCCGCCAAGCCTGACGCTGCGGGTTGTTGCGGCGGTGACCAGCCTGTGTCCGTGTTCGCGCAAGATTTCGGATTACGGCGCGCACAACCAGCGTTCGCACATCACGCTGGAGACGCGTTTGCGCGCGCCGATGGCGATCGAGGAACTGGTTCGTCTGGCCGAAGAGGAGGCTTCCTGCGAGGTTTTCGGCTTGCTCAAGCGGCCGGATGAAAAGTGGGTGACTGAACGGGCCTACGACAATCCGAAGTTTGTCGAAGACCTGGTGCGCGACATCGCGCTGCGCTTGATGCGCGAGCCGCGCATCGGGCAGTGGAAGGTGATTTCCGAGAACTTCGAATCGATCCACAACCATTCGGCCTATGCCGAATTGTCCGGTACGAACGACTGA
- a CDS encoding NAD(P)/FAD-dependent oxidoreductase, which translates to MTRKHRIAVVGAGISGLASAWLLSRNHEVTLFEAADYLGGHTNTVDVTLEGKTHPVDTGFLVFNDQTYPNLIALFELLGVDSVETEMSFAVSLEKPDLEWAGSNLATVFGQKRNLLRRSFWAMLADILRFNRESQAWLVSFQDDQRSLRDFLTEGRYSPAFSDWYLLPMAAAIWSCPTGQMLDMPLSTFIRFCRNHGLLQVFDRPTWRTVQGGGRAYVRKVAEQLDDVRLACPVSAVSREAGQLRVVHAGGSELFDRVVMACHSDQALAILGMAASDMQREILSAIRYQPNRAVLHTDRALLPRDEKLWSAWNYFSGSGAPGEQPVGVSYLINKLQPLPFKTPVVVTLNPAREPDSAKIIAEFDYAHPIFDGPAIAAQRRLAHVQGENGIWLAGAWGSYGFHEDGLKSALRVANSMGIAAPWQMAPQAVERELDTV; encoded by the coding sequence ATGACCCGAAAGCATCGTATCGCCGTGGTCGGTGCCGGTATTTCCGGCCTGGCCAGCGCCTGGCTGCTCAGCCGGAATCATGAAGTGACCCTGTTCGAAGCCGCGGACTACCTCGGTGGTCACACCAACACGGTCGACGTGACGCTGGAGGGTAAAACGCACCCGGTCGATACCGGTTTCCTGGTGTTCAACGACCAGACCTATCCCAACCTGATCGCCCTGTTCGAGTTGCTGGGGGTGGATAGCGTCGAAACCGAAATGTCGTTTGCCGTCAGTCTGGAAAAGCCGGATCTGGAATGGGCCGGGAGCAATCTGGCGACCGTTTTCGGGCAGAAGCGCAATCTGCTCCGGCGCTCTTTCTGGGCCATGCTGGCCGACATTCTCCGCTTCAACCGCGAGAGTCAGGCCTGGCTTGTTTCGTTCCAGGACGATCAGCGCAGCCTGCGCGATTTCCTGACCGAAGGTCGTTATTCGCCGGCTTTTTCGGATTGGTATCTGCTGCCGATGGCCGCGGCGATCTGGTCGTGTCCGACTGGTCAGATGCTCGACATGCCGTTGTCCACCTTCATCCGTTTTTGTCGCAACCATGGCTTGCTGCAGGTCTTCGACCGCCCGACGTGGCGCACGGTGCAGGGCGGCGGACGGGCTTACGTCAGGAAAGTAGCGGAACAACTCGACGATGTGCGCCTGGCCTGCCCGGTCAGCGCCGTGAGTCGCGAGGCGGGCCAGTTGCGCGTCGTGCATGCCGGCGGCAGCGAATTGTTCGACCGCGTGGTGATGGCCTGTCACAGCGATCAGGCGCTGGCGATTCTTGGCATGGCGGCGAGCGATATGCAGCGCGAGATATTGTCGGCGATTCGTTACCAGCCGAACCGCGCCGTGTTGCATACCGACCGCGCCTTGCTGCCGCGCGATGAAAAGCTGTGGTCGGCGTGGAATTACTTTTCCGGCAGCGGTGCGCCGGGCGAGCAGCCGGTTGGCGTTTCCTACCTGATCAACAAGCTGCAGCCCCTGCCGTTCAAGACGCCGGTCGTCGTCACGCTCAACCCGGCGCGCGAGCCCGATTCGGCCAAAATCATTGCCGAGTTCGATTATGCCCACCCGATTTTCGATGGTCCGGCGATTGCCGCCCAACGTCGTCTGGCGCATGTCCAGGGCGAAAACGGGATCTGGCTGGCCGGTGCCTGGGGAAGCTATGGCTTCCATGAAGACGGTTTGAAGTCGGCCTTGCGGGTCGCCAACAGCATGGGCATTGCCGCGCCGTGGCAGATGGCGCCGCAAGCGGTCGAGCGCGAACTCGACACTGTTTGA